The genomic DNA GCCAAAACAACACATTCAGCAACGCTGCGATGCTGGGTCAAAGCTACTTCAATTTCCTGAAGTTCGATGCGAAATCCACGTATCTTTACCTGAGAATCTAAACGTCCTAGAAACTCGAGATTTCCGTCGAATCGGTAGCGGACTAAGTCGCCTGTCTTGTAGAGCCGAGTTTCAGTATCGGAGGAGTGAGGGTGGGGTATAAAGCGTTCTGCGGTTAGGTCAGGTCGTTTGAGGTAGCCCCTCGCTAACCCCCGCCCTCCAATGTAAAGTTCTCCCGAATCTCCCGTTGCCACAGGCTGCAGGTGCTCATCTAAGACGTAGGCCTCAGCATTTGCAATTGGACGACCAATTGGAGCGATCGCAGTCTCTAGACCAGGTTGGCAAGTCCAACAAGTAGCGTCAATAGAGGCTTCAGTTGGGCCATAAACATTGTGTAATTGTGTTGTTGCTCCAAACTTGTTTATAAAGAGATCTTGGAGAGTGGTAGGTAGCGCCTCACCCCCGCAGAAGACGTGCCGGAGCGGCGTGCTCTGAGCACCTTTCGTTTGTTCTAGAAAAACCTTCAGCACTGAGGGCACCAATGCCAAGATCGTAACTTGCTCTCTTGCAATCAATTCGACTAGATAGGCAATATCCCGTTGCCCACCTGGCTTTGGCAAAACTATCTGTGCCCCACAGGATATCGGCCAAAATATTTGCCATACCGATGGGTCGAAGCTAAAGGAGATGTTTTGCAGTACCCGATCTGACGGTGTTAACGGGAAGGTGGTCTGCCGCCAAAATAGCTGATTACAAATGCCCTTGTGTGGGATCATCACCCCCTTTGGAGTTCCTGTAGACCCCGAGGTGTAGATGACGTAGGCTAGGTGATTAACATTGATCGGGAAATTTGGGTTTATGTGCTTCTGACGTCCAATCTTCTCCTGCTCAAGGTCTAGGCAAATGACATTGATATTCTCCTGGGGAAGGTTTTTTATCAGGTGGGAATAACTGACTACCAGTGAGACTCCAGATTCAGCCAAAATTGAAGCCGTGCGATCGCTTGGATAGTCGGGATCGAGCGGCAAGTAGGCACCTCCGGCTTTGAGGATGCCTAGCATGGCAATCACCATGGCTGGTGAGCGATCAATAAATAGCCCTACGACTGTGTCGGCAATTAGGCCCTGTTGATGAAGGTAATAGGCAAAACGGTTAGCTTGCTCGTTAACATGCTGGTAGGATAGGCACTGCTCCTCAGCTCTTATAGCAATGCTTCCGGGGCTATGTTCAGCCTGCATTTCGAAGAGTTGATGGAGCAATGTCGTTGAAGAGATGCTGTCCCACGCCTCAACCCAGTCACTGCAAAGGTTTTGTCCTGAATCGCTTTCTGCCGCTACTTCTTCAGAGGGCCAGACAGCCACGTCTTTGTTTTTTGACAGCATATTTTTGGGCGCACACATCAACTGAGAAAAACTATTAGAAATCTTGGTAGCGCAGCATTTAGGAATTAATAGCCATGTTCTCAATATGTTTTTTGGCTAGCTAGATCGGTTGTAAGTCTGCTTCGGAAAAATGCCATTCTTATAATCGATGCAAGTAAAGTTTCCTTGAAACTTGCTGAACTAAGCTTAGCCCTAACTTTATATAGAAAGGACCTAGGCTAGAGGCAAATCTAGATTAGCCTCAATGCCTAGACCTCTGAGAATAGAAACGCTCGATTGTAGTCAATAACTTTATTCTCAGCTGATTATTGGTGAAGTTTCCGTAATTTCCACGATGAAAGCAAATCCAAAATGGCGACGAAACGCCTAAATGGACGATAGGCACTACCTTGGTTCAAATTTTGATGTCGCTTTTTTCTGGAGTCTGTACAAATCAAAGTAGCTTGTCAACCGTTAGCCCTATGCTCCCTAGGCTCACCGTTAGTACTAGCTATTTGGTTGAGGGCACACAAAAGCCCATTGATGCTGTCTTCTAGCAATTAGTTCATCAAAAGTCTATCAAATCATAAATTAATAATTTCTGATTTCACCCGTTCGATATTTTCTTGGATCAAGGCTAAAACTCTTGTCCGTCTAGAAACTATATCGTTTAAGGCAACGTTGAAATTAATTCTACCTTTCTTTAACATCTTTCAAGGCTTTATCGTTTTGTCTTTTTTCTGGCTTTAACTATGCTCACAACATCCAAAAAAGCTGCGGATATCGTCTATAGAGAAAAAATTCAAGATTGGATAAAGGAGTTTTTGGGTAGCCCCCATCCTAAGTTAGGGCGGCCAGGAATTGTCTGTCCATTCGTGCCAAGAGCGCTGCGAATGGATACTATCAAAAGCGTCGTTGTCCACACCGAAGGCCTGGAAGAGCCTCAAATTGCCGATCTGGTGAAAAGCTATCGAACGCAGTTTTTGACAATGGAGCCACAGCAGGGTGATCTAGCTATATACAAAGCAATTTTACTGATTTTCCCAGATATTTCAGGGCTGTTTGAGCAGACAGCTTTAATTGATCGAATTCAGCAGCAATTAAAGCCCTTCTTTGTAGAAGAAGGGCTGATGATTGGAGAATTTCATGAGCATAACGAAAGCCCAGGGCTACACAATCCAGACTTTCGGCCTCTGCGGAGCCCGATCCCTATGCTGGCGATTCGATTTATGACTGAGCTTGATCTACCCTTTCTTAGTCGCTCCAGCGATGATCCTCAGGTGAGAATGCGCTACCTCAACGCCTATCTGCAGCAGATATCGGCCATAAACAAAGATTCTAAAGCGCTTGCAACGGCTCATGCTGCACTCCAGATTGCTCAAAGCCAGGTAGCTAATGTAGCTCCCAATGCAAAGTTGATTGGAGAAAATTCTTCAGTGCCCTCGAGTCGCTGTCCTGTGTTTAAACTAAAGCACCTTTTGAATCAGCAATTGCACAAAATTGGCTTTTAGGCGTTGCTGATTTAAGCAGTGGACAAAGGAGCTAAGGCTTTAACTAAAGGCGGTTCACTTGGGTGAAGTTTTGCCCCACCATTCTCCCTGCCGGGATTACCTTCACCCCAACCGCGACTGCAAAGAACTCGGCATAGACTTTGAGACGTGAGAGTATATCGGGCTATGAGGCTGCCTGGTCTACTCAACGCCAGAAGCTGTGGGCGCTGACCCCCTCATGCCAAGCATCGAGCATGTATCCCTTATATCTAGAGCGGCAGCATGATTGCTGAGGTGGCCGCTTCTAATGACGTTGTGTCGCACCAAGAGTAGGTAGTCTGCCTAGGGACATCGTAGGCAGACAAAAAAGCTACCGCAATTTAACCACCGTGTTCATACAGGGTTTCTAGTCGTGGCATTCTCATGCCGGAATCTGATTCGGTCGGTTCCTCTGGAGCCAACAAAATTGCTCAAGCTAGTTGCCCCACGCCGCGACTGAATAGCACTGCAAACCACGTCGGATAAGGCATGTCAGAAACTTGAGAGGTGTGACGTTTATTAGAGGATTAGATCGCTCAGCCATCTGGTTTTGAGTTTGCTGCACTAACCCTTTGCCCAGAGTTAGACTTCATCCGCTTGGTGTGCAGCGTTGTCGCTTACGCAAAACCTACAGAACAATTGCAGTAACGCAAATTTCAATCCGCATCGTTGGAAATCCAAGAACCGCAACTCCTACCTCTGTCCATATTGGGGCGTAGTTGGGCATGTAACGACGAAACAGCCTGACCACACATCGTTAACCTCTGAGGAGACCTACCAACGTGGTAAGAATTGACGTGGACAACACGCTTCCAACCCGCACCGGCAGTCGTCAAGGTTCGCTCTACGTTCTGAAGTGCCTGAGCAATCTCATCCGCAAGTAATTCGGGAATTTGCAGATTGTCATCAATGCCGCCTTTTCGGATGTCTCCGCTCGATTGCCACTTTTTACCGCTTGCGAGTAATGCAATTCATTCAGCATATATTCGCCATAACCGGGGGTGCCAAGAAACTCGGGCTTATTCATGATGTTCCTCTGTTTAGGACGCTTGGCTATCTCTCCTGCTGCTGAGGCTGCGCTGCTGGGTTCATTCTTGGCTTCGACTAGGCATTGCGATCTCCCATGGATAGCGCATTAGATTGTTGTCTCGTTCAAGCGGTAAATCCGCCATCAATTTTGAGGTTCGCGCCCGTAACAAAAGCGGCTTCAGAACTGGCGAGATAAGAGACCATGCCAGCCACCTCGTCTCCTGTCCATAGCGACCGAGGGCAGTCAGCTTGTTCATTTCCACGGCAAAGTCACTGTCTGCGGGATTCATATCGGTGTCGATCGGACCCGGGCAGTCTCTAGTTATGCTATCTACAGTAATGCGACCCAGTGATGAAACGACTACCATCTCTACTGCTGCTATTAACGCCTGTGGTCTTGGCTTGCACCCCAGTGGGCAACCGGCTCCAAGCTACCTCATCACCGCTACTTAACGAGCCTACCTCGAACCCTGCGCTTCCGGTAATTGATCGATTTACCCTTGACGAACTGTTTGCTCAGGATGGGGGTGGCTGCGGCATGACTCTATGGCACCGGGATGATGGCCTGCGATCGCAGGAGTATCTCTTCTTTAACGGCCTGGCTCAACCCTCAGCCGATGCGGTTGCCCTAATGAAACTCAATGGCGAGTTTATCCGCTTCCGCCGCATTGCCGCATCGGGTGATGAGTTTTACGGGCAACAAACCCTACAAACTTTTGCCAGCCCAGATGACGCAATTAAGCTGCAAGTTAATGTCGCCCTAGGTGAACCAGGAGAAATTGAGTCGGTTTCTGTAGAGGGCACCCTGCAACTTCAGCAGAATGGAGAAATGATGGAAATTCCAGTTCTAGGTGACGCTGGTTGTTGATTTTTAGATTTGCACTAAGGCTTCGAGAGGGTAAGCAAAAAAGCTAGATTCGCGATCGCCTTCAAGGCGTGGGGCGCGTTAGCGGGCATCACAATAAACACCCCTGGCTCCAGAGCAATATCCTTGCCCTCTAATGTCAATACCCCTTTGCCCTCTAGGCACTGAACAACGGCATTACGGGGAGAAGTATGTTCTGAAATTTCGGTGTCTGCCGTCAAGCAAAAGAGCGTGTATTGACAGACTTGGTCTTGCAGGAGCACTTTGCTCAACTTACCTGCTTTAGGATACTCAATGTGCTCTTGCAGCTGGGTAAAGGTTGGCTGAAACGAAAGAATTGTGGTTGTCATAGTGACCTTAAAGAAAGAACATTAGCCCTTGAGTGAATCATTCAGTTTTTCAGCGCGGAGGATGATGTAACCTAGGTCGTCGCCGTACTCGGTAAACACCCGCCGCATCGCTAGAATGCGCTGCCGCATGAGTGGATGCACGAGCAAATTCCAGCCCAAGCTGAGCAGCGTACCTAGTCCTTCTTCTTGGGCAATGCGCAGCGGGTTGAGTAGGGCCATCGGGCCAGTTTGGTGCTGCTGCACGGTCAGATTTGCCGCCTCAGAGGCTGCCTGCCAGCCGACCTCACTCAATGGGGCTGTATTAACGCGAATGGTGGTAGCCAGTTCTCGATTAAGGGCTTCAATGCGGGCACCCTGAGCCAGCATTTCATGGCTGAGGAACTGTCCGCCGGGTTTGAGGCGATCGCCCACCCCCTGCAAAATTTTGGCCTTGCCAGGGCCCGACTGCATCGACAAAATTGCCTCGCCCAGCACGTAGTCAAACTGCTCGGAAATACGTTCTAGGTGAAAAATATCGCCTTCGCGAATGTCTACGCGATCGCTCAGGCCCGCTGCTTCTACACTGGTGCGGGCGCGGGCCACACTTTCATGATTTTTTTCGACCCCCACGACCTTGACGCCATAGCGTTGGGCCAGGGCGATGGCGCTGTAGCCAAAGCTGGCAGCCAGTTCTAGCACAGTATCACCGGGTTGAAAGTCAACCCAGGTGAACAGCGTTTCTGTAGCCCCGCGCCCACTGGGACGCAGGATCTTTTTACCCGCTGCGGCCAGCACCTCATGGCCAGGAGCGGTTTTGAGATTGAGCTGTTTTGCCGTCATAGCGTTGACCAGAAGGGGATGTCTCCACTGTGGCAGAGTGGGTTTGAGGTGTTCATGAGGTAGCTCATAAACGCTCCAAATGGTGGCGCTCAATTTGCCTGAAACTCTTATTTTGCCGGGCTTACAGAAGATCGAAACTCGCCCAGGCATGTGGCTTAGGAATCGGTATAGTTTAGTGAAGGCTCGCCGTTCTCTGAGTTAAACCCCACCATGCAGGTCGATGCCCAGCAGCTTCAGAAAATTGGCCTGTTTAAAGGCTTAGACCTGCCGCTGCTGTCGCAGCTCGCCACCCACAGCAGCCTCAACGCCTACGACACTGATGAAACCGTATTTCAAGAGGGTGATACCCTGCCTGCCTGCCTCTATCTGCTGGCAGCGGGTTCGCTGCGCCTAACTAAAGTCTCTGAGTCAGGTAAAGAGACGATCTTGCGGCTGCTGGGGGCCAATGAGATGTTTGCGGCTCCAGCGATGTTTGGCAATGGCCAGGCCCCGGCAACCGCCACGGCGATGGAGCCGATTGAGGTGCTGACCATCGAGCGAGAATCCTTGCTGAAGGGGTTTCAGGAAGCTCCAGAGCTAGCGCTGCACCTGCTGGGCATCCTCAACCAGCGGCTTCAGCACCTGCACAACCGGGTGCATGGCCTGGTGTCAGAACGGGCGATCGTGCGGTTGATTCATTACCTGGAGCATTTTGTCGCCAGCGCCGGTACGGAGGCGGTGCCAGAGGGCCAACGGCTGCGATCGCACCTCACCCACTACCAAATCGCCCGTAGTATTGGCATCACTTACGAAGAGTGTGTTCGCCTGTTTAAGCAGCTCAAGGGAGCGGTGGCCTACCAGCGGGGCGGCAAAATAACCATTCTTGACCCCGATAAACTCACTGCCATCGTGCAGAGCCAGGCCAACTAGTCCGTTCCTGTCAGATGTCCCTAGCATGGGAGGCCGATGGCAAAGGCGCAATCAACTCACAGCATCTTAGGTGAATTGCCTGCGATCGCGCCCTAGCTCCTTCTCGCCATAACTTCTCCCGCCGCAAGGAGAGCCTAGGCGATTTCTAAATCCTCTCTTAAACCTATGTACCAGTTGAATATCAGGCTGACAAGTTCAGAAAATCAATCCGAAATACTGGCATTTGGTAATAGGTTCGAAAACGCCCGCAGGGCTAGTTGGGAAATGCCATGAGACGGTTTTGCTATTTAGGCCTCGCTATATTGACAGCCCTGGTGATCGGGATCGCCAAAGGCGCAATCGGTTTGTTGCCAGTGCAGGCCGTTGTCAGCGCACCCGCTGAAATTCGGGGAGTTTGGCTAACCAATGTTGATAGCCAGGTGCTTTTCTCAGAGCAAGCGGTCAAAGACTCGCTGCAACAGCTGGCCAACAACCACTTCAACACCGTCTACCCAGCAGTGTGGAGCTGGGGCTACACGCTCTATCCCAGCCAGGTAGCAGAACGAGCGACGGGCTACAAGCAGGGTCTCTATCCCGACTTAGAAAACCAGGGGCGCAATGAGGCATTAGAAGCCGCCCAGGGCGATCGCGACATGCTGCTCGAAGTGATTCGAACCGCCAAAGATCGTGGCCTCAGCGTTATTCCTTGGTTTGAGTTTGGCTTCATGGCCCCGGCCAACTCGCCCCTGGCCCAGCGCCATCCTGACTGGCTGACCCAAAAGCAGGGAGTTCTACCCGCTGCGAGCCGAGAACAGGAGGGCAGACACCCTCGGGTATGGCTTAATCCATTTCACCCAGAGGTGCAACAGTTCATCCTCGACCTGGTTGCCGAGCTGATGGCTAACTACGAGGTAGACGGGCTCCAGCTGGATGATCACTTCAGCTTGCCGGTAGCCTTTGGCTACGACCCCTACACCATCAACCTCTATCGGCAGGAGCATCGCGGCCAAGCGCCACCAGCCAACCCCTACGACGCTGAATGGACCCGCTGGCGAGCCGACAAAATTACCGCGTTTGTCGACCGGGTGTTTTGGACGGTCAAAGCAAGACGACCCAACGCGGTGCTGTCGGTTTCGCCCAACCCGGCTGCCTTTGCCTATACGCACCATCTCCAAGACTGGCCCCGCTGGCGAGAAAAGGGATACATCGAAGAGCTCGTCGTCCAGATCTATCGGGATAACCTGGCTAGCTTTCGCAACGCCCTTCGCGATCGCGCCCTTCAGCAGGCTCATCGCCATATCCCTACTGGCGTTGGCATTCTAAGCGGTTTGAAGGATCGACCTGTGCCCATGGCGCTAATTCAACAGCAGGTGCAGACGGCCCGAGGTATGGGCTTTGCTGGCGTCTCGTTTTTCTTCTACGACACAATGTGGACGGTAGCTGAGGGTGAAACCAGTAGCGATCGCACCCAAGCCATGCAGCGCCTGTTTGTTACCCCCCGACAGCGCCCCAGCATTGCCCGCAGTCCCAGGCCAGCGGTGGCTGGAAGTTGAGCTAAGCGACAGATCGCAGATACAGTGCGATCTGTCGCCCAAGGTCGGAGTATAAAGGTCGGTAACATTAGGCTCCCCTCAATCCATCTAGAGCGATGATAGAGGGCAGCTGAGGCCTTCTATAAAGCGGTAGTCGCGATGGTTTTTGCTGAGCAGAGGTAGGTTAAATGCGATCGCAGTAGCCGCAGTTAAGGCCATGAGAATGAGTACCCATGGCTGGAAGAGCACATCGTCAACCCTATGGATTGGGCCGATACAGCCTCGCTTAGAGAGACCAGCGAATTACCACTGCAACGCGGAATCGGGGTTGGGGCTGAGGGGTACAGGCTTGCAAATAAACGCCAGGATGTAAATTTGGTCAGCCGCCGTAGAGGTGGTTTTCGTTTGGCTGGGTTCCTGCGAAACCTTGCTTGCCTGGGGCAGGGTGGGGCGCATGATGGCTTCCTGCTGGAGTCGCAAGAATGCCTTTGACGCAGCGGCCTGAGAAATTTCGGGGTTCCTATCCACTGGCCGTAGCGGTTTCCTCAAAGGTAGATCCGCCGGTTCGATAGTCTGTATCGGCCGGAGTTGAGCCGTATTCAACGAGTTGACCTTAAGCGACTGAGCGTCTGCCTTCAGGGGTTGAGTCACTGCCGATTGAGCGAAGTTTCCTTGGGCTAAGTTGGGTTGTGCTGTTTGAGCCAGGATGGGATAGGCCAGGTCAAGCGAGGTGACGGGGCTAGCGACCATCTTCATCATGACGGAGGGGCGATCCCAGTAACGTTTACCCTTAGGAAAATCAGTTGGGTCAATGAAAATATCAGGTTTAGGCCGTCTAGGGCGAATAACAACGGGCGTTGCCGGGGAAGATGGGCTAGGCGTTGTCGGGGTTGCGGGCGCAGGTGGTTGAACCCGGCGCTTTACTGTAATGTTGCGGGCAAATACCACTGCACTGACATAGGCAGGACATTGACCAGCAGGGGGTGTATTGCCGTTAGAGAGCCGCCGAGAGCGATCCATAAACCGCCAAAAACGGGCTTTAAACAGGTCAGAATCTAGCCAAGTTCGCACGATCGCAGCAGAGCTAAATTCTAGCGAAATTGACTCAATATCTGAGGCTCGAAGGTCGGCGGCAAGGCGCGATCGCAACTCGGCAGGAGCGGTTTTGACCATCGCGTCCACTTCGTCCCGGGTCAGGTTGAAGGTTTGCCAAGAACCCGATGCCAACGCATTCATCGGCGAAAAACTGCTGGGATAAAACTCTACTCCATCTACATCGGTCAGAGCATTTATACTGGGGTCAAACTTGCTGTTCCATTCTCCCCAGGTTCTATGGGGGTTTTTGGCCCCTAGGCGACTGCGTATCTCTTGAGATTGCTCTACCTCTTGCTTAAATCCCTCACTCAGCCAGCGGTTCTCTAAATCACGGAGTTGTTGCCGAAGTCGAGGTTCGTCTACTCTAAGCCATTGCTCCCTGAGAGCGAGATCAGTTGTAGTCTCGCCAGTGATTTTGACTGAGTTGTAATGTTCTTGAAGCACAAACCACTGATCTCGAAATTGATTGTAGGCCTTTACTGCTGGGCTCATCTCTGGCCAGCCGTCGGCACCAGCAATACTTAAAAACTGTACAGCTCGTTGGTATTGAGTTTCTTCTTGAGCCGTGCGGGTAGACTGGGCTAATTCGGTATCATGGCCACCTAAAACATCGCCATAAACATCCCAGAGATAATAGGCTTCTGTCGGCTGCCATGCCTGCCCGGTAGGGATTAAGTTGACCAGCAGTGAAAATTCTTTTAGTCGAGACACATTGAAATTTTGCACAAAACTCAGGTCATCCTGGGTATATTGCAGCGGTGTGAGGGGAAAACTGAGAAATGTATTGTTGCCCCCAAAAACACTTTGAGCTTTTTGCGTCAGGGCCAATTGAGCGATCGCGTCCATAATTTTTCCTTAATTAAGTTGAGCCTAAAACCATAAATTTTGGCAGGAAAAAGGGCTTTTCAAAGTAGCGAAAAAACTGGAAAAAGATTGAGATTTGAATTAAATTATTCACTCAAATCTCAACCTCAATACTCAAGATTTATCTATTCTTTCATCCCATCAATCCACACAAACTAGATCCACTTCTCGATGTTGGGTAATGGATTAGGAGACTTGGGTAGAACATGGCACTTAAAGCCAATTACCTGCATACCTGGCACCTTCATAGTTTGGCCATCAAAGGAATAGCCATGCTTGAAGGTAGTTTCGCCGAGGCTGGTGCTGCGTTTGTGAGAACCGCCCAGGTTAAAGGGACCGAGGGAGAGCGCACCACCACCGCTGGCCGACGACCGTTCGTACTCGGAGAGGTAGTCCGAGAAGCCGCTGCTTTGGCCGAGGGAAAGTTCCAAATCCTTGATCACCACCATCGATGTGGGGTAAGCCGGAATCAATCCCTTGGCAGGGTTGCCGCCATCGCTCACCATTTGCGATTTAGAATCGGGGTTATTTTGATCGAAGCGCCAGGTTTTGCTGTTGAGAAAGGCCGTCTTGAACCAGGGCCGAGTCACCATCACCTGAGCAATCTTGAACGAAAGCCGGAAGCGAGTACTATCAAATTTCACTTTCGACTCGTAGGATGAGCTAGCGTTGCTACCGCCGCCGCCACCACCCACGGTCAGAAAACCGAGGCTGAAGCCACCACCAGCTTTAGTGCTAGAGGATTGGGAGGCATACTTAGAGTTGCGATAGCGGTTGTAGCGGGCGGAGTTGAAGGTAAACTGCGTCCAGCCGGAGGCACGGGTGAAGTTACCAGGAACGACTGACGTAAAGTAAAAGTCACTACCTGAGGCCAAACTAGTGAGTTTCGCTTTTAACAGGTCATCGCGATATTGATCCTTCAGCAACGACATATCTCGCTGCATCACTTGATCGATAAAAGCGTTGATTTGCTCATAGTCATTCTTGTAGCCATTGGAAACCCAATCGGCCATCGCAGCCCGCACCCGATTGCGTAGGATATTGGCGTTCATCGCCCAGTAGTGCACATCTTCAGGACGGCTAGCTGCTAGGGCAGCGATGCGGCGGTTGTTATACTCCAAGGCAGCGGCTTCGTAGTTAGCCATTTTCTCCTGGTAGAGCTTCACAATTGGGCCGTCTTCGGTGATCTCCCGTTCGCGACCGAATAGATCTGTCTCTGTACGGGTGACGTTTAGAAGGCCTCGGAATTGTTCAATCCGTTGCTTAATATCAGCGGGTAATTCCGACTGCATTACCTGACTCATCCGCAGAACATATTCGTAGCGTTCAGAGAGTGTGCCCTCATTGTTCATTACGCTCAGACGAGTGAATTGCTCATTGTTAAGCTTGGCCAAATCGGGGACAAAATCGACCATGCGGGCAAAGCTTTCGGCCTGCATATAGAGCCGAGCGGTATCGGTTGCCCTTAATTGATCGAGAAGCTCTGGGGTGATTTCTGGAGCTTCAGTTTCAGTACCCAGATCTTCAACAGCAGATTTATTCACAAGACCGGTTAATCCTTGGCTAAGAAAGTCAAAATCATCAGCTTCAATGGGCATACCGGGTGATGTCCAGCTAAAGAAGTTGTCTTCTGAGGCAGGAACATTATTGTCACCGCTGGTTAGCACATCGTATAGGCTAGCCATAATCGAATTGGCTAAAGCACTCGGAGTTTCGAATGACATAATCAGGTCTCCTAATTTTAAAACACAGCTTTGGCAGTCTAGTTCTGTCAAACTTGTCAGTTCATCCTGGACTTAACCATTCAGAAATTTACAGTTTCAGTCATTAATTAGTTGACAAGAAGAAATGCTGCCGGTTAACTATATTTC from Nodosilinea sp. FACHB-141 includes the following:
- a CDS encoding Crp/Fnr family transcriptional regulator, which gives rise to MQVDAQQLQKIGLFKGLDLPLLSQLATHSSLNAYDTDETVFQEGDTLPACLYLLAAGSLRLTKVSESGKETILRLLGANEMFAAPAMFGNGQAPATATAMEPIEVLTIERESLLKGFQEAPELALHLLGILNQRLQHLHNRVHGLVSERAIVRLIHYLEHFVASAGTEAVPEGQRLRSHLTHYQIARSIGITYEECVRLFKQLKGAVAYQRGGKITILDPDKLTAIVQSQAN
- a CDS encoding amino acid adenylation domain-containing protein translates to MLSKNKDVAVWPSEEVAAESDSGQNLCSDWVEAWDSISSTTLLHQLFEMQAEHSPGSIAIRAEEQCLSYQHVNEQANRFAYYLHQQGLIADTVVGLFIDRSPAMVIAMLGILKAGGAYLPLDPDYPSDRTASILAESGVSLVVSYSHLIKNLPQENINVICLDLEQEKIGRQKHINPNFPINVNHLAYVIYTSGSTGTPKGVMIPHKGICNQLFWRQTTFPLTPSDRVLQNISFSFDPSVWQIFWPISCGAQIVLPKPGGQRDIAYLVELIAREQVTILALVPSVLKVFLEQTKGAQSTPLRHVFCGGEALPTTLQDLFINKFGATTQLHNVYGPTEASIDATCWTCQPGLETAIAPIGRPIANAEAYVLDEHLQPVATGDSGELYIGGRGLARGYLKRPDLTAERFIPHPHSSDTETRLYKTGDLVRYRFDGNLEFLGRLDSQVKIRGFRIELQEIEVALTQHRSVAECVVLASQSDIENSCLAAYIVTAGSGRSTAQELNNFLRGRLPDYMVPAHFIFLDELPLNANGKIDKKKLPEPSLDRQAFENDVVSPRNETELRLAQIWEQELQLGPIGITDSFFELGGNSLLAASMLIKVEDVFGRSPSLGNFFQLPTIEALAKALQETSEDNSKQSLVAIQPYGSKSPLFCVHTRTGSVLDYYTLAQQLNREQPIYGLQARGLSSSEDVDYRVEAMARRYIRELQTLQPTGPYFLCGYSFGGLVAYEMAQQLVQEGQTIGLLTLIDTYCLTKSWFDFSTPTILGQLRGKLSAGVRRVHQKWLSLGYLRSHSSEAVLERMMAISERAIRSYKPQPYSGSVLLLRATQLPEKANLSPQFVDETLGWEKLVTGGIKVHSVSGNHFNLFEKPNVFELANYLNRFLP
- a CDS encoding glycoside hydrolase family 10 protein, producing MRRFCYLGLAILTALVIGIAKGAIGLLPVQAVVSAPAEIRGVWLTNVDSQVLFSEQAVKDSLQQLANNHFNTVYPAVWSWGYTLYPSQVAERATGYKQGLYPDLENQGRNEALEAAQGDRDMLLEVIRTAKDRGLSVIPWFEFGFMAPANSPLAQRHPDWLTQKQGVLPAASREQEGRHPRVWLNPFHPEVQQFILDLVAELMANYEVDGLQLDDHFSLPVAFGYDPYTINLYRQEHRGQAPPANPYDAEWTRWRADKITAFVDRVFWTVKARRPNAVLSVSPNPAAFAYTHHLQDWPRWREKGYIEELVVQIYRDNLASFRNALRDRALQQAHRHIPTGVGILSGLKDRPVPMALIQQQVQTARGMGFAGVSFFFYDTMWTVAEGETSSDRTQAMQRLFVTPRQRPSIARSPRPAVAGS
- a CDS encoding DUF6875 domain-containing protein; this encodes MLTTSKKAADIVYREKIQDWIKEFLGSPHPKLGRPGIVCPFVPRALRMDTIKSVVVHTEGLEEPQIADLVKSYRTQFLTMEPQQGDLAIYKAILLIFPDISGLFEQTALIDRIQQQLKPFFVEEGLMIGEFHEHNESPGLHNPDFRPLRSPIPMLAIRFMTELDLPFLSRSSDDPQVRMRYLNAYLQQISAINKDSKALATAHAALQIAQSQVANVAPNAKLIGENSSVPSSRCPVFKLKHLLNQQLHKIGF
- a CDS encoding cyclopropane-fatty-acyl-phospholipid synthase family protein; protein product: MTAKQLNLKTAPGHEVLAAAGKKILRPSGRGATETLFTWVDFQPGDTVLELAASFGYSAIALAQRYGVKVVGVEKNHESVARARTSVEAAGLSDRVDIREGDIFHLERISEQFDYVLGEAILSMQSGPGKAKILQGVGDRLKPGGQFLSHEMLAQGARIEALNRELATTIRVNTAPLSEVGWQAASEAANLTVQQHQTGPMALLNPLRIAQEEGLGTLLSLGWNLLVHPLMRQRILAMRRVFTEYGDDLGYIILRAEKLNDSLKG
- a CDS encoding cupin domain-containing protein; its protein translation is MTTTILSFQPTFTQLQEHIEYPKAGKLSKVLLQDQVCQYTLFCLTADTEISEHTSPRNAVVQCLEGKGVLTLEGKDIALEPGVFIVMPANAPHALKAIANLAFLLTLSKP